The bacterium HR17 genome includes the window CGAAGGCATGCGGGTGACGGAATTGCTAATGGCGGCTTATCGCAGCGCCGAAGAAGGACGCACCATCGCCCTGCCTGCCCCCGATTTGGTCACTTTCGTCCCTGCCGTCGCACAGGGCACTTGGAACCCACGCGCTGTCGGAATTTAAATCGTGCCCGCCACGACAAGACGAAAAGGTCTCACGCCACTTGCCAACCTTGCGGGACAAACAGGCGGGTGAATAGGTCAATGGCGTAGCGGTCGGTCATGCCGGCGATGTAGTCGCAGACCAGCCGCGCTAACTCTTTTCGCGTCAACCCGCTTTTGTCGGGCGGACTGATGGGCAACTCGCTTGGATGCGCCATGTAGTAGTCAAACAGTTGCTCAATGACGAGCCGACACTTGTTAGTTTCCGCCTTGACCTGTTTGGCGTTCAGGTAAACACGCTCAAACAAAAAGTCTTTCAGGTCGTTCAGCGCTTGCAGCACCTTTGGGCTCATCTTGAGCCGACCGTCCTCGATGCCCTGTTGAATGATGTCCCAGACGAGCGTCGTGATGCGTTGTGAGTGGGTGCGTCCCAGCACATCTAAGATGGAAGCGGGCACATCGTCTAGCGTCAGAATGCCCGCGCGAATGGCGTCGTCCAAATCGTGGTTGACATAAGCGATGCGGTCGGCGACGCGGACGACTTGTCCTTCTAAGGTGGACGGCAAAGGCTCATCGTCATCGGGTTGGAGCACCAAGTCCTTTTGCCCTTTGGAGTGGTAGCCGATCCCGTCCAACACCTCATAGGTCAAATTCAGCCCTTGCCCGTCCCGCTCCAAAATTTCCACGACCCGCAAACTTTGTTCGTAGTGACGAAAGCGCGCCTCAGGGTCGTATTTGCGGTAGGCAGCGTCCAACGCTTCTTCGCCCTCATGCCCAAAAGGCGGATGCCCTAAGTCGTGTCCGAGGGCAATGGCTTCTACCAAATCCTCGTTGAGCCGCAAAGCACGGCAGATTGTGCGGGCGATTTGGGCGACTTCTAAGGTGTGGGTCAAACGGGTGCGGTAGTGGTCACCGCGCGGGGCGATGAACACCTGAGTCTTGTGCATCAACCGGCGAAAGGCTTTGCTGTGCAAGATGCGGTCACGGTCGCGCTGAAACTCAGTGCGGATAGGACATTTGGGCTCGGGAACCTTCCGCCCCTTGCTCAAAGCGCTTTTCGCTGCATGTGGCGAAAGCCATTGCAACTCCCACTGCTCCGTCACTTCCCGAGGGCACATAAGCATCACTCCTTTCGCTAAACGCTACAACTTGACAGGATGCATCATCCATGCTTTTACTCTCCTGCGATGTTCTCTCTTTCACTTGAACTGACAAGTTGTCAAGGACACTTTCTTTCTGCGTCGTTTATGGGTCTCGCAGCAGTGGAATCTCTCTCAGCAATTTCACCATGTCATCTTTGTGGCGTTTTGATGCGATAGCGAACGCTTGCACCAGCACTTTTAAAACTTCCATCGGCGGCGACCAGAGGGCATGTTCGTTCCGCTCTGCCGTTCTACCGATTAGGTTGGGTGGCTCACAATAACACAAAGGCACGAGCAAAAACACCATCGCTTGAAACCCGACAGCCTTCTGGCGATGGCGCACTTCAATTTCAATGATTGCTGCATCGTCAACTTCGCGATGCAAGACTGGATGCTTGCGCCACCAGACCTCAAAACCCACAAACTCCTCTGGTGTTGGCTCATCCTGAACGCGGAACACTTCCTCGCAAAACCTTGTTTGGGTTTCAACGAGCGACTGCAGGTGTCTCATGTCATCCACTCCAAGTAACCCGTGTTTAAATGCTAACTGGAGCATTTCGCCCAATTCTGCAGGTTTACCAGTATCGTCCTTGTAGGCAATTTGCCATTCCAGCACATCATTGGGTTGGAGATGAACCCGCCTGACAGGAACGGGTTGACCATTACGCTTCACCCGGCATCTCCCTGTCGGCTTTGTAAGTGGTAAGTAGCAAACAATGCGCTTAGCGTTTTCGTCCCAATCCACTCTAACGAATTCACGCGGCATCTTTATCACCCATTAAAATGTGCTCCAAACGAGTAACTAACGCTTCAAGTTCATCAACGCTTGCTGTGCCATTGCGGTAGCGGTCGTGGAGTTGACGATAGGCGATAGCAAATTGCTGTTGAACATCCATTGGTGGAACGGGCACTAAAATTTCGTGCAACAACCGTTGTGGCACGGTCACCGTTCCCGTCCCGCGCTTAATGCGCTCCAACTGCTGCTGGAACATGCGAGTCTGAGCAAACAAGGCGAAAAATTCCGGCAATAACAAGTCGGTGCGAAACCTGAGGATGTAAAGGTAGTCGTCAGCAACACCCGTTTCGTCATCGTGCAAAACGGCAGCGGTGCGCCCAATGCAACCAACGCCAACCCTCACGAACACGACATCTCCTACTTTCGTTCGCGCCTGTGGTTTGTCCATCGGACTACCCTTTGCTACAAACCGCCCATCTCGTCGCAGATCTATCCCGAAAGGCGTCACCGTTTTAGCGGAAATGAACGGGATACCGTGGTCAGTAAATCGGCGCTTCGCTCCATACTCTGTGCTACCGCTCCTCATATCCCAAATCAGCGCTTTCAGAGGAAGTAGCGGGAAAACACTTCGCAACTTCGGCACATTCAAGTGATGTAAAGGTGACATGTCGTTCAGTAACTCCTTGACAGGTTTGAGCAATCCACTCTGGCAACGAATTTGTTGTGCGATGTTCGCTAAATCAGTTTCGTTTTCTGCATGAGCAAGCAGCACAAGGTTATCGGGGTTAGCAGGTTGCTTGCGAGCAAACAGCACACAACTTTTGGCTGCGAAAAAAGCACGGGATAGACTGACAATGGCAAGTGGCGTAGCATGACGGCAAAGCCATTGGCGCACCCGTTCTTGTGTCAAGTTAGCGAAGATGCCTTCAGGCAACACGATGGCAAGTACGCCATTAGGGCGCAGACTGCGAACGCACAACTCCAAAAACAGTGACTCAATTGCTTCGCTGCTACGCCCATGCCCCAACTCAAAACGGCGCAGCAGGGATGGCTCACTCACCCGTCCATACTTTGCCGAAAACGGTGGGTTAGTTGCCACAAGGTCAAAACGCTCACTCAATTCGTTCAGCAACCACAAAGCATCACTGCAGCGCAAATGCAAGCGTTTTTCATCGTTGAGTTGCTGAGCGCAAACTTTCAAAACCGCTGCATCCACATCAATGCCGACGACCGTTTCAAAATTGTGCTGGAGCATCTGACGCAGAAAAACACCGTCGCCGCAAGCGGGATCCAAAGCAGAGTGAAAACTGGTGAGCATTGAAGTTGCAATTTCAACCACCCAAGCCGCCAATGCTGGTGAAGTGAAAAATTGCCCCAACACTTTCTCGCGGCGAGCAAAATGTCGGCTGCGTTGTCGCTTATCCATTAGTGGCAGCAGCGGCAATTGTCCCATGTTGTGATCACCCGAGATTGTAAATGCCCGAACGACGCTTGGGCTTGCAAACAACCCGCTTCAGTGATTTTAGCGGGGTTGCAGGACAATGCCAGATGTCAAGATGTTCCGAGCAACTGTGAGACTACCCCTGCCGAACAAATTGTCAATCTTTCATCCCTATTCGCTTAAAACGAGCCGACGACTTTTCCGCCTGTGTCAAAAAGCCACTTTGTCGTCACAATGTAAGGCGGGGACTTTGCCACCCACCGATTGTCGTTCTCTGCTTGAAAGGAGTGTGACGGCGATGAGGTTAGCGTTAATGACTTGGGCGTGTCCGAGTTGGACGGTAGAGCGAATTGTTGAAGCAGCAAAGCGCTACGGTTACGGGGGTGTGGAGTCGCGCCTTTCGGTCAACCCCGCACATGGCGCGGAAATCGTCCGTGAAACGCATCTTCAGAGACAACGGCTTAACAGTTACTTACCTCTCCAGCGGTGGCAGGTTCTCATCGGCGGATAAGAATAAGCGTCGGAAAATAGTTGAGCAGGCAAAGCCCCGTGAACCCTGATGTAGCCTTGCCTCTTTTTTCTCATCCCTTCCCTCGCTTGGTGACCTTTACTCCTGTGCTGTCAACACCAATCAAACCTCCTATCCACTGACCCTGTGACCAAGTTCTGGGGCAATGTCTACCCTTCAACATGCACAGCGGCGTAAAGGTGCAAGCCAAAAGACCGTCGCTTGAAACCTGACGACTTTTTGTCGGTGGCACATTTCAATCCCGCACAAACACATTATCACCCACTGTCGCCCGCGCTTGCGGTAGTTGTGGCGATGCTTTTTAACCGATGACAACAATTGGCGCACGGTAGGGTCACTTAACCGCAGCTAGGAACATTTTCGTGCGCGCATTGCGCTTGTTTGTCCCCTACCCTTCCACGACGGCGCGCATTTTCTCTAAGCCGATTCGGGCGACTTCGTAGGGGTCTTGCTGCCAATAGGTGCGGTTGAACAACTCCAGCGAGATGACGCCTTCGTAGCCGCGCCGCTTGATTTCGGCGATAAGTTCTTTCAGCGGCAGGTGCCCGTCGCCGGGCATGACCCGCACTTCGTCGCCTGCAAACTCGCGCGGCACGCCGGCAGGCACATCGTTGAAGTGCAAGATTCCGATGCGTTCTCCCGTCAAATCCGGCACATCGTTGAGCGATGAACCACCCCGCCACAGGTGGAAGGGGTCAAGGACGATGGCGGCTTCGGGGTCGCCCGTGCGCTTGACGATCTCCCACGCTTGATCAACCCGCGAGACTTTTGGCGAGAAGCCCAAAAATTCCATCATCGGTAGTGCGCCGACCTCTCGCCCGATTTTGAGCAGTTCGCTGAACCGGCGGGCAGTATCGTCCACATCCAACGGCGCCGCTTCCAACCGCATGGACGGTGAGGCGACGACTCGCTTGCAGCCCAACTTCGCTGCCAGTGCCAGCAACTCCTTACACTCCTCCATCGCCCGCACATACGCGTCACCGTGCGCGTCCATCCAACCGTGCAGGGCAATCATGCTGGGCACCTGCAGCCCCGCATCTTGCAGCATCTTGACCACATCGTCCAGCGACCCTCCCGTGTTTTGGTAGTTACGGATGTCAGCAAACCACAACTCAATCGCCTGATACCCTGCTTTGGCGGCGATTTGGATTTTATCGGGCAACGACGCGGGTTGAATGGTGCTGGTGTTCAGGCAATAAATCCACGCCATCGCAAAAGCCACCTCCGTTCGCTGTCGCAATGTTGTGTGACCGCAATGACTTTGCCACAGTTTTTAAGGTGTGGTGCGTCGTGTCTTTACTAACCGTCGCCGACAGCGTTCGCTACAATCTTGCGGGGTGATGGGCGTGGCTTCTTTGACGCCTCAGCAATTGGCGTTGATGGTCAAACAGCGGGGCAGGGAATTGGGGTTTGACCTCATCGGCATTGCGCCCGTCCAATCGCCGCCGACCTATCCGCACTATGAGCAATGGCTGGCCCAGGGCTTTCACGGCGCGATGGCTTACATGGAACGGGGTAAGGAGAAACGCAAGGACTTACGGCTCATTTTACCTGACGCTAAATCGGTCATCGTCGGCGCTATCAACTACTTTGCACCCGATGAGCAATTGCCCGTGAGGGGCGAACCGCACGGGCTGGTGTCGCGCTACGCGTGGGGGGCAGATTACCACGATGTCGTCTTGTGTAAGCTGGAAGCGCTGTTGGATTACCTACGGGCGTTGCTCGGCGACAGCGTGCGGGGCAAAGCGTATGTGGACACAGGTCCGATTTTGGAGCGGGACGCAGCGGTGCAAGCGGGGTTGGGTTGGATCGGCAAAAACACTTGCCTCATTAACCCGCATAAGGGGTCGTGGCTATTTCTGGGCGAATTGATCGTCAATGTGGAATTGGCGCCCGATGCCCCTTTTGTCCGTAACCACTGCGGCAAATGCACCCGTTGCCTGACAGCGTGCCCCACGGGCGCGTTTGTCGGTCCCTACCGACTGGATGCCCGCCGCTGCATCTCTTACCTGACGATTGAGCTGCGGGGCAGCATCCCGCGCGAGTTGCGCCCGCTGATGGGCACATGGATTTTCGGCTGCGACATTTGCCAAGAGGTTTGTCCTTGGAACCGCAAGGCGACGCCGACCCATGAGGACGCCTTCAAACCCCGTCCTTGGGCGGCACCAGAATTGCTGGACCTTTTGACGCTGACCGAGGAAGAGTTCCGCGAGCGGTTCAAAGGTAGCCCCCTGAAGCGAGCGAAACGGTCAGGGTTGGTGCGCAACGCGAGCGTCGCGGTCGGCAACCTGCGGGAGGTGCGGGCGGTGCCGTTGCTCATCCGCCTGTTAGAGCGTGACCCCGACCCTGTCGTGCGGGAACACGCGGCGTGGGCGTTGGGACGAATCGGAACGAGCGCGGCGTTGGCAGCACTGCAAGACGCCTTGACGGTGGAAGCGAACGAACGAGTGCGGACGGAAATTGTTCTGAGCCTGCAGGAAGCGGGTGCCGCTGTCGTTGCCCCGTCCAGCTCGGTGCCCCTTTGAATTTGAAGGTTCGTCGGCAGCGTGCCGATTGTTGTTTGTGGCACTGCCACAACAACGGTTGCGCCGCCAAGGAGGGTACGGGCAATGACAGCCACGAAGGAGAAGGCAGGCATCAAAGTCGGCGACGGGCTTCCTGAACTCCCGCCCGCGCCCGAGAGCGTGGAAGAGACGGGGCTCAATTTAGACTTCATCGCCGATTTGATGCTTAAGACGCTGTATGTGCGGGGCACGCTGCTGGGCAACGAGTTAGCAGACCAACTCAAACTGCCCTTCTTCAATGTGCTAGACCAAGTGCTGCGTTTTCTGCGGGACGAAGAGTTGCTGGAAGTGCGCCGAGGGTTGAGCCAGTTTGCGACCCAGTGGATTTACGCATTGACGGGCAAAGGCATTACCCGTGCCAAAGAGTTGATGGAGCAAAGCGCGTATGTCGGTCCCGCACCGGTGCCTATTCGCGTCTACACCGACTACATTGAGCGCTACCAAGTGCCTTGGGAAGGGTTAACGGAACAAGTCCTGCGGGACGCGCTGAGCGATTTGGTCGTCAACGAGCGGTTGATCCGCAAACTGGGACCAGCCTTCAACTCAGGCAAATCCATGTTCCTGTATGGCAACGCCGGCAACGGCAAAACCTCCATCGCCGAACGGTTTGCGCGGGCGCTGCGGGGGGGTGTGTTGGTGCCCTACGCGCTGGAGGTCGGCGGACAAATCATCCGTTTCTTTGACTCCGCCTACCACGAACCCATCCCGGTAGACGAGGGCGCTGTCCAGCAATCCGACCGGCGGTGGGTGTTGTGTAAGCGCCCCTTCATTGTCGTCGGCGGGGAATTGCGGATGGAAAACTTGGAACTGGCGTATGACCCTGTCGTCAAGTTCTACAACGCCCCGTTGCAGTTGAAAGCCAACGGTGGCGTCTTCATGATTGACGACTTCGGGCGGCAACGGGTGCACCCTAAGGACTTACTGAACCGCTGGATCGTCCCGCTGGAGAAAAGCGTTGACTTTTACACACTGCAGACAGGCGAACAAATCGTCGTGCCTTTCAAAGTGCTTATCATCTTCTCCACCAACCTTGCCCCGCGCGATTTGGTGGAAGAGGCGTTCTTGCGGCGCATCCGCTACAAGATTGAAATCGGCGACCCCAGCGAAGGGGAGTTCCGCGAAATCTTTCGGCGGGTCGCCGCAGCGATGGGCTTTGAGTATGACCCCGAAATTTTGGACTACCTGATTGACCGCCACTACAAGCAAGCGGGACGAGGCTTTCGGGCGGTGCACCCGCGCGACTTGCTTTTGCAAGCCCGCGATTACTGCAACTACCTCGGCTGGCAGTACAAACTGACCCGTGAACTCATTGACATCGCCGTTGAGACCTACTTCGTGCAGTTGTAACGGTAACTTTTTCCGCTCGGCATCGCAGCCGCCGATGTCTCGGCAGGGTAAAGCATTGTTTGCTACCGTGTGCTAAAATGTCGGTGGCGCTCGGAGGGAGCGCTGGTGATGCGATGAACCAACTCAAGACGCTGCTGCTGCTAAGTGTTCTGACCGTGTTGTTCGTGCTGTTTGGCAAGATGGTCGGTGGGCAGCACGGGATGCTCATCGCCCTGCTTTTGGCAGGCATGATGAACTTTGTCGCCTATTTCTTCAGTGACCGCATCGTGTTGGCGATGCACGGGGCGCGCGAGTTGGCGGAATGGGAAGCCCCGGAATTGCACGAAATCGTAGAGCGCCTGGCGAGACGGGCGGGCATCCCTAAGCCTCGCGTTTACCTGATTCCGACGGAAACGCCCAACGCCTTCGCGACAGGGCGCGACCCCCATCACGCTGCCGTCGCCGTCACGGAAGGCATTGTGCGGCTGCTCAACCGTGACGAGTTGGAAGGCGTGATCGCCCATGAACTCGCTCACATCAAGCACCGCGACACGCTCGTCATGGTCGTCGCTGCGACGCTGGCGGGCGCAATCGCCGTGCTGGCAGACTTTGCCCGCTTCTTCCTGTGGTTTGGCGCGTGGGGTGGCGATGACCGTGAACGCGGTAACAACCCGCTGGTGCTGGTAGGGTTGCTTGTCGGCGTTATCGTTCTACCGTTGGCGGCGATGCTCATTCAACTGGCGATTTCGCGCGCCCGCGAGTTCCTCGCAGACGAAGGGGGCGCTTACATTAGCGGCAAGCCGTTAGCGCTGGCGTCAGCACTGGCAAAACTGGAGCGGGGTGTGCAACTCGTCCCGATGGAGACGAGCCCCGCGACGGCACACCTGTTCATCGTCAGCCCGCTGGCAGGGGGGCAGTCTGCTTGGGGTGCGCTTGCGAACCTGTTCCGCACCCATCCGCCGACGGAAGAGCGCATCGCCCGCTTACAGGCTCTCGCAGAACAGATGACCGTGCGGGCATAATTCAAACACCCGCCACAAAGGAGCCAACGACGGCAGGAGCGGTCGGGGTCACCGACGAACATCGGGAATGCGCCCAAGAGCGCATCAGTGCCGAAAGGGCACCGACGAAAAGCGTGTGACCCGACGCTCCTGCCCCTCCCTTTGAGCGCCCCACCACGCCGTCAAAGTTTCCGCCAACACGATTGCCGCTCGCTCGCGGAACTGTGGGTTGCGCAATTTCTGTGCATCCTGCGGGTTGGACAAAAAGCCCAACTCCACCAACACAGCGGGCATCGCTGCCGTGACCAAAACGGTGAATGTCCCTCGTTCAATGCCCCGATCACGCAACCCCAATCGTTGGCTCAACTGCGTTTGCAACAACGCCGCCAACGGCTGGCTTTGCGGTGACCAGTAAAACACGGTAACGCCGTGCGGTTGCGGCGACGGGTAACTGTTTAAGTGTAGCGAGACGAACACATCGGCATTGATGCGCTCCGCTAACGCCGTCCGTTCCGCAAGGGTGAAGGGCGTGACAGCGGTGTCGCGGGTCAAGACAGCGACCCAGCCGCGCCGCTCCAAGTGGCTTTGACAGCGGTAAGCGATGTCCAAGACGACATCGGCTTCGCGCAATCCGTAACGGATGGCGCCTGTGTCCCAAATTCCGGAGGGCAAAATGGCTCCGTGCCCGGCATCCACGACAGCGATCGGGCGCAGTTTTGTCGGCGGCGGTCGGTGATCGTAGGTGATGCGCCAGCAAAGCCAAAGCGCCATGCCGATGAGTGCCAATAGCAACCCGAACCGCAAAGAGTGGTGGCGCGCCCGTTTTGCCTGCTTGTGTCTCGCCATCGCTGCGTTGGCGGGTTGCAAATGGGCACCCCCTTCCGCGCAATTAGCGCAGCGCGCAGCCGTGTGGTGTAAGGTCGCCCAACAGTGGCAGCGGATGGCTGCCGAGGATGATGTTGACCGCGCTTTCGCCTATTTGCCCGACGATGACGGCAGACAAATTTTGCGCACTTTTTGGCAGGCGACGCAAAACGCCCCTCACTGCCACCAGTGGCTCGTCGGGCGGATGCGGCTGTGGGCGGCGCAGGGTTACTTGCAGGCAGCGACAGCGGCGATGCAGGAGCGTCGCCCCGATGACGCCCGTCAATATTGCCGGCAAGCAGCCCGTTGCCTCACGGCAGCGGCACCCGCGTTGCCGGCGTGGGAACGCGCCAACGCCCGCCAGTGGGCGACGCAGGTGCAACGCATCGTGCCCCGCCTTGACGATGCCCCTTTTGCGACGGCACACTTGACGGCGTTGCAAACGAAAATTGTTGCGCAAGTGCGGTTCGTGCCTCAGCGGGCGCGTTGACATGCGCGCCGATGGTCGCAAAGGCAGGTCGCAATCGCGTAGGGTCAGACGATCCCTGTCCGACAATAAGTGCAACGAGGTGAACACTGGTGGGCGAGCGAGAGGAACGCTTGCCGCCGCGTCAGCGGGTTGTCCGCACTTTTCCCGTCATGCTGTCCAACGGCGTGCCCGTCGTGGATATTGCCCAGTGGCGGTTGCGCTTGTTCGGGCTGGTGGAGCGGGAAGTGGCGTTGACCTTTGAGCAAGTGCGGGCGCTGCCGGTCGTGCGGCGCGTCTGCGATTTTCACTGCGTCACAGGGTGGAGCCGCTTGGGCGACGAATGGGAAGGCGTTTGGGTGCGGGAAGTGTTAGCGCTGGCGCGCCCCAAACCTGAAGCCCGTTTCGTTATGGCGCACAGTTGTGACGGCTACATGACCAACTTGGATTTGCAAGTCGTGCTGGACGACGGCATGTTGGTCTGGGCAGTCAACGGCGAACCGTTGTCGCCTGAACACGGTTACCCGCTGCGGTTGCTCGTGCCCAGCCGCTACGGGTGGAAAAGCGCCAAGTGGTTGTGTGGGTTGGAATTGATGGCGGAAGACCGCCCTGGCTACTGGGAGCAACGCGGCTATCACATGCGGGGCGATGTCTGGGCGGAGGAGCGTTACAGCGTGCCCTTTGCGCGACGCCGATAAATAACGCGTTGGGTACACCGAACATCTGCGCAAGCGGATGGAAGTGCTCAGACGGCTGGCAGCGGAGAACCTCGCTGCGTTGTCATGCGTTTTGTAGCAGCAACTCCCGCACCAACGCTATCGGTAGCCCGCCTGCTTGCAGCAAGCGGTCGTGAAACGCTCGCAGCAGGAAGGTGGCGCCTTGTCGCCTCTGCATTTCCGCACGCAACCGCAAAATTGCCATCTTGCCCGTCAGGTAGGAAAGCGGTTGCGTCGGCGACGCGGTGTAACGGCGGACTTCTGCTTCAGCGTTGGCGCGCTCCAAGTGGGCTTCTTGCACCAGCCATTGCACCGCTTCCACGAAACTCATGTCCTTGCAGTGCAAGCCGATGTCCACGATGACCCGCACTGCTCGCCAGACCAAATCCTTGAGTTGGAACAACCGCACCCGCACATCGTCGGTGTAGCCTTGTTCCCACATCAACTCCTCACAGTAGAGCGCCCACCCTTCCACGAACAGGTTGTTGCCGAACACCTTGCGGACTTTGGAGGGCAACCGAGCGGCGACGGACAGTTGCAAATGGTGCCCTGGGTAGGCTTCGTGGATGACGGTGATGGGTAAGGCGAACAGGCAATGCCCCCGCAAGCGGTCTTCCTGCACCTCGCGCGGCTCCTTGGGGTCAACGGGCGTGACATAGAACAAGCCCTCGCTGTTGGGGTCAAAAGGGGCAGGGGGCATGTAAGCGGCGTAAGGGGTCGTCGCCCGCTCAAAAGGTGGTGTCTCCACGACCCGCAACCGTTCGCCTTCAGGCAGCGTGGCGAGGTTTTTGTCCGCGACGAACTGGCGGGCTTTGGCGACTTCCTCGGTGTAAGTTTCCACGATGCGATCGCGGGGCGGGTGATGGGCTTTCAGCCGCTCCACCAACTCAAACCAAGGCAGGTCAGGGTCAATCTGGCGGGCAACCTTTGCCAACTCCGCCTGCGTTTGCGTCAGCACTTCCCGAGCCATCGCTTCCAACTCGTCGGGCGTTTCGGACAACAAATGCTCGTCCCGCAGTTTGGCGACAAAGAAATCGGTGCCGATGGCGTAATTGCCCCGTGCGCGGGGCGCGACGCGTTCTTGTAGCCAGCGCTCAAAATCTGTCAGCGCTAATCCCGCTTCGTCCACCGCCCGCAACACTTCGCGACGCAATGCGGCGTCCGTCAATTGCTCAGCGACCTGCGGGACCGTCGTGCTCAAAAAACTTTTTGCACCGTCCAGCGTTTCCACCGCCGTCTCAAGGTAAACAGCGGGAACGCTATCGGGCATGATGTTCCCTTGCGCTTCGGTGAGCACGCGCCGCAACTCTCGCAACCGCTTGGCGAGGTTTTCCATCCGCTGGGGCAACGGCGCGAAAGCGCGGGCGATGAGCAAGTAGGCGCCATAAAGGGCATGGTCAAGGTAAAGGGCGGGCTCTTTGGTGTGCCAGCGAATGTGCTCCCAATCCAGCACGCTGTCTTTGAGTTTTGCCAACAGCGCTTTGCGGTCGGCATCCTCGTCGGGCGTCAAAGCGTCGTCCCATTGCTCCAGTTCGCGGATGAAGCGCTTGAGCGTAGCGACATGTTGCTCAATGGCATCAGGGCTCATGGACGCCAAACGGTCGTCGTAATCGTGCACGCCACACGCTGTGGCAAACACGGGGTCGTCTTGCCAAAAGGTGAGCAAAATGTTGTCCACCAACTGCTCCCAGCGTTCGTTCGCCATCGCATCACACCTCCGCCCTCTGGGCACAGCACGCTGCGCCCTGACCGTTGGGGCGTTTGCGCGTTGTCCCCACGGTTGGGTTCATTGCCCTTTGGTCCGAGCGCGCCAGTAGTCCAGCATATCGCGGAGCGTTTGCTCGTAAGGGATTTGAGGTTGCCAGCCCACTTGCTGGCGGAACTTGGTGCTATCGCCGACCAGCACGGGCACATCGGACGGGCGCATCCGCGCAGGGTCTTGACGCACTTCCACGGGCACCTTTGCCATGCTTAACAACAAATCCAGCACCTCACGGATGCGCCACGCCTTACCGCTGGCGATGTTGTAAACCTCGCCAGGCACGCCCTTTTCCAGCGCCAGCCAATAGGCGCGCACGATGTCGCGGACATCGGTGAAGTCGCGTTGCGCTTCCAAGTTGCCGACCCAAATGACGGGCTCTTGCAGTCCTGCTTCAATGCGGGCGATTTGCCACGCGAACCCCGAATCCACGAAGGCTTCAGGGCGGCGCGGACCGCTGTGGTTGAACGCCCTTGTCCGGACGATGAACATGCCGTAACTGCGGTGATATTGAAAGCCCAGCAAGTCTTGAGCGACTTTGCTGACGGCGTAAGGCGACAGCGGGCGCAACGGGTTCGTTTCCTTGATGGGCAATTCGTGCTCAAACTGCAAGCCATATTCCTCGCTGCTCCCAGCGACTTGGATGCGACAGTCCAAGTCCAACTGGCGCACAGCTTCAAACAGGTGGATGGTGCCGATGACATTGATGTGCATCGTGTCAGCGGGCGCCGTCCAACTCGTCGGGACATAACTTTGCGCCGCCAAGTGGAAAATCCAATCGGGCATGGCTTCCTTGACGGCG containing:
- the dgt gene encoding Deoxyguanosinetriphosphate triphosphohydrolase-like protein; its protein translation is MCPREVTEQWELQWLSPHAAKSALSKGRKVPEPKCPIRTEFQRDRDRILHSKAFRRLMHKTQVFIAPRGDHYRTRLTHTLEVAQIARTICRALRLNEDLVEAIALGHDLGHPPFGHEGEEALDAAYRKYDPEARFRHYEQSLRVVEILERDGQGLNLTYEVLDGIGYHSKGQKDLVLQPDDDEPLPSTLEGQVVRVADRIAYVNHDLDDAIRAGILTLDDVPASILDVLGRTHSQRITTLVWDIIQQGIEDGRLKMSPKVLQALNDLKDFLFERVYLNAKQVKAETNKCRLVIEQLFDYYMAHPSELPISPPDKSGLTRKELARLVCDYIAGMTDRYAIDLFTRLFVPQGWQVA
- the vspIM gene encoding Modification methylase VspI produces the protein MVEIATSMLTSFHSALDPACGDGVFLRQMLQHNFETVVGIDVDAAVLKVCAQQLNDEKRLHLRCSDALWLLNELSERFDLVATNPPFSAKYGRVSEPSLLRRFELGHGRSSEAIESLFLELCVRSLRPNGVLAIVLPEGIFANLTQERVRQWLCRHATPLAIVSLSRAFFAAKSCVLFARKQPANPDNLVLLAHAENETDLANIAQQIRCQSGLLKPVKELLNDMSPLHHLNVPKLRSVFPLLPLKALIWDMRSGSTEYGAKRRFTDHGIPFISAKTVTPFGIDLRRDGRFVAKGSPMDKPQARTKVGDVVFVRVGVGCIGRTAAVLHDDETGVADDYLYILRFRTDLLLPEFFALFAQTRMFQQQLERIKRGTGTVTVPQRLLHEILVPVPPMDVQQQFAIAYRQLHDRYRNGTASVDELEALVTRLEHILMGDKDAA
- the iolI_1 gene encoding Inosose isomerase, which translates into the protein MAWIYCLNTSTIQPASLPDKIQIAAKAGYQAIELWFADIRNYQNTGGSLDDVVKMLQDAGLQVPSMIALHGWMDAHGDAYVRAMEECKELLALAAKLGCKRVVASPSMRLEAAPLDVDDTARRFSELLKIGREVGALPMMEFLGFSPKVSRVDQAWEIVKRTGDPEAAIVLDPFHLWRGGSSLNDVPDLTGERIGILHFNDVPAGVPREFAGDEVRVMPGDGHLPLKELIAEIKRRGYEGVISLELFNRTYWQQDPYEVARIGLEKMRAVVEG
- the queG gene encoding Epoxyqueuosine reductase, with translation MGVASLTPQQLALMVKQRGRELGFDLIGIAPVQSPPTYPHYEQWLAQGFHGAMAYMERGKEKRKDLRLILPDAKSVIVGAINYFAPDEQLPVRGEPHGLVSRYAWGADYHDVVLCKLEALLDYLRALLGDSVRGKAYVDTGPILERDAAVQAGLGWIGKNTCLINPHKGSWLFLGELIVNVELAPDAPFVRNHCGKCTRCLTACPTGAFVGPYRLDARRCISYLTIELRGSIPRELRPLMGTWIFGCDICQEVCPWNRKATPTHEDAFKPRPWAAPELLDLLTLTEEEFRERFKGSPLKRAKRSGLVRNASVAVGNLREVRAVPLLIRLLERDPDPVVREHAAWALGRIGTSAALAALQDALTVEANERVRTEIVLSLQEAGAAVVAPSSSVPL
- the htpX_1 gene encoding Protease HtpX, whose protein sequence is MNQLKTLLLLSVLTVLFVLFGKMVGGQHGMLIALLLAGMMNFVAYFFSDRIVLAMHGARELAEWEAPELHEIVERLARRAGIPKPRVYLIPTETPNAFATGRDPHHAAVAVTEGIVRLLNRDELEGVIAHELAHIKHRDTLVMVVAATLAGAIAVLADFARFFLWFGAWGGDDRERGNNPLVLVGLLVGVIVLPLAAMLIQLAISRAREFLADEGGAYISGKPLALASALAKLERGVQLVPMETSPATAHLFIVSPLAGGQSAWGALANLFRTHPPTEERIARLQALAEQMTVRA
- the lytC gene encoding N-acetylmuramoyl-L-alanine amidase LytC, producing the protein MQPANAAMARHKQAKRARHHSLRFGLLLALIGMALWLCWRITYDHRPPPTKLRPIAVVDAGHGAILPSGIWDTGAIRYGLREADVVLDIAYRCQSHLERRGWVAVLTRDTAVTPFTLAERTALAERINADVFVSLHLNSYPSPQPHGVTVFYWSPQSQPLAALLQTQLSQRLGLRDRGIERGTFTVLVTAAMPAVLVELGFLSNPQDAQKLRNPQFRERAAIVLAETLTAWWGAQREGQERRVTRFSSVPFRH